A segment of the Nilaparvata lugens isolate BPH chromosome X, ASM1435652v1, whole genome shotgun sequence genome:
tgaagggcttataagtccaggacttgaattagattctcgtcTCTTTCCCAGtcgaggatttatcaaaaatcgttaagtccagaacttaaaacagcgtaattttaaaccctcgactgtggtagggtttaaattaaagttctagacttaactgagcaaacacaattcagttattgttttggagtagatgaaaagccaaatagatgtcatggaatacctaaattatttggattagtccatctaaattcataatttatagtttgcaagtttattttgcaataaaattgtatcagaataatgcgtaaaaaactaaccttattttacgaatGTGACATAACctgaaaatgttcaagaaaaataatacaaggattgccttggaatttatattccaacctgaatgttattaatcaatgtcatatccaacatattaatcataataatataataataataaattattattccagtttttttcaaaacaaatacgttttcaaactcaatagcctaatgaaatttttattccaaaatcactggttaggatcaatgatcaataatagcataacgtaaaatgaaatgtttattcattcacctttcaaaggttttgctttgaataggcctacaaagaaatcgaaacgtatttttacaaaatagtttggagagcatgctcatttgaattatcccgctgcaatcagctgtttccattttgctataatgccaacaatacaacagccaAATaatgtgaatttccctcatgtttactgcgttaagGTCCTGGACTCAAAAAAGTCGAGAACTTAACAGACgtcggagtttagaagataaaatcgtgactcagaaagttaatttagacccgagagcttattttagtcctggacttccccgagctcggaaaccggccctaagtataataattatactaattataataattataattattataatttgtagtTTTATAGTGGTTTATCTATTGTTATAGGttcttttttattgattgaagcTATGTAGTAAAAAGCTGCAGCCAAAAACCAAGACTCAAAAGATTCCAATTTAAAAGATTCAAAAAATACAACAGCATCATATTTATAGgttgtaaaaatatttccacTTGTCCATTTCTCATTGATGATTTTTCGTTTTGTAcaattaagtttgaaatttacaAACGTATGAGATTAAAACAGAAGGAAAGACTCCGCAAATAATTCAACTGAAATGTTAACCcaaaaatatgtttaataaacTCCAATCAATTGAAACGTGAACCTAagtgatgaataaatatttgttaTATATTCCAATCAATTGAAACGTGAATCtaagtaatgaataataatagtttcatgcaaaatttacaATACCCGgtgagaataaattattaaaccCATTTCATAGGTTagtagtaatgataaattatatcaaaattaattaaattatgatGAATGACAATTTCATTTACAGTTTCATTACATTTCTGTTTACAAATACATGtaaagtttaataataatgttaagGACTCCGATtggatattttttcttttaggtGATTAGGTAGAAATTCACTGAACTTGACAcatattcattgaaactgtCTCTTATAAAAAAACTTGAGATATTGTTTATTAACCGATAGAATGAATGCTTCAATATTTCATgctcactctgtataaatatACATAGTCTGTacaataagtaaccggactgacctcaggaaattttttatgggcaaaatatgtacaatttttcattggatatcttcaaagtagtcccaattagagtcgataacacgctgataccggattttcaaatccctgaacgctccctggaagtcggcaacctctatgatgtctagagccctcgtcgtagcatgTTGAatgttttccagagtcccgaaccgcgtccccttaagttgtctcttgatcttggggaacaaaaaaaaacccggtggtgccatatccgggctgtaaggaggatgtggcaacgttaccctcgactgtttggccaactgctcggtgacgagcaggcaggtgtgcgacggagcattgtcgtgatcgaggatccacgaatcggcaatccccggacggacaCGATGAACCtgggcggttagtcgacggagcacctctctgtagtactggccgTCTACAGATTGGCCGGGTGGCACAAACTCTTTGTAAAcggccagtactacagagaggtgctccgttgactaaccgcccgggttcatTGAGTCCGTCCGGGTATCGCCGATTCGTGGAttctccatcacgacaatgctccgtcgcacacctgcctgctcgtcaccgagcagttggccaaacagtcgagggtaacgttgccacatcctccttacagcctggatatggcaccaccggaaTTCTTTTTGTTctccaagatcaagagacaacttgaggggacgcggttcgggactctggaaaacgttcaatgTGCtgcgacgagggctctagacagcatagaggttgccgacttccaggatttgaaaatccggtatcagcgtgttatcgactccaatagggactactttgaaaatatctaatgaaaaattgtccatattttgcccataaaaatttcctgaggtcagtccggttacttattatacagaccctgtatatTGCTATATTAATGATAAACTCCCTAGGAAACGCAAACCACACCACTGAACCAGTAGTATCTGTAGATGAAGATTTATTTTGAGTCGATAGTGTCCATTTCTATCCACTGCACAACAGGTGATTGGTGAAAACtgtcaataattttcatgatagTTTCTGGTTATATTCATGCACACAAATTAATTAATGTCATGCAAGTAATTAATTGAAGTGGATCTGCGAAGCGCCAGTCCCTGGAAAAATATGGGGAGTATGAATATGAGGTAGATTGAATATGAGGTAGATTAGATCAAGCATTTGCCTAGAGTTGTGCTAAAAGAGGGTGGAAGAAAGTGTGAGTAGGAAAATGCCAGCTGTTAGGGAAGATTGCAGCAGTGCACAATATTAAGTGAAGAAGACTATACAAACAACGCAATTCtagattaaggctgtgcaaaggctaaaaataaactttctactggtgatatttttcaaagtttttcgatttgtatatcatcaagctatcaaaatgaaaaagttttctcaggaaaacattttttccaataattactttttgagatatgagcgcctaaagtttaattttttgggacagaacatttcaaattcggtaagagattaatccatgagatttagaggatttattcttcatggtattgttgatctagtaaaacaaaaattttctgaaaataccaatttttgagaaagttattcaatttattaaaaatgaccaaaaaaaacttttagttgttatttttggtcatttcggtaaattgaataactttttcaaaaatctaaatttttggaaaatttttgttttactagatcaacaataccatgaagaatctatcctctaaatctcataaatgtatctcatatctcaaaaagtaatgatcgaaaaaaaatgttttcctgagaaaacttattAGCTTGgtgatatacaaatcggaaaactttgaaaatatcacgagtagaaggtttatttttagcctttggcCTTTGCCCAGCCTCAAGTGAAGAAGACTATACAAGCAACGCAATTCTAGATTAAAACCAACAAGCCAAAAACCCTACACCACAAGTAAAACCAGACCAAAACGAACTAAGCGGACCAAAAACCCCGCTAGTTAAATATTGAATTACCCGTTGAAATGCCAGCCGTAATCTGCACCTCGAAGTGCATAGCCCAGCACATGTTACAGAACGAATGACCACAACATAAACTACTAAATTTGTCCCAGAAAATCGACGACACACAAACAGGGCAGGAAATTCTCATTCCAACACTGGATGAGCTTTTCGATGTGTCTGGGGGAACAGGAGGCTTGACACACGACGTGACAAGCAATCTTGCCGCATCACGCCTGTATTCGGCCATCACTGTCAGGCAGCCCCACTCGTGATTGTGCAGCAACATTTTTGCCAGAGAGGGAGTAATCTGCAAATAAAAATTTGTCAATTACAAGCTTCAATCGCTCTCCACTTGAACCTTCACAAACGAAACATTGTCCAACAATAAACTCTTTCTAAGCCCAAACAGGTGGAGTGGAACAATGGAAGCTGGAAGGAAATCAATTGAATAGTTATCAACGTTTGCGATTCTTTTACTTcaaaactatttcaattatcaTAGCCATGAATCGGCTAGTAAATATgccaacatattattattagcgtatggctttgaatggtggggagacccaggggtagttccacctcgccgtatataatagtccaaagttccccaatgggaaaccggacactaaggttatagtgagcacaatactttaaatttacacttttcacttcggaataaagtccattttgatgttaaaaagtccaaacatatacaaaaccgaaacaaaacaaTATGTTATGCCATCATAATATGATGAAGACAGAAAGCACCGTgagtctagttacacacacaaacatttttGGGCGTACGATtatttgccgtccttataaattataaatttattagattgaacgtaacttggcaaacagatgatgtgtTCATGTGTTTGCCAAGATTCGTTTAATCTGGAAGATTTCTTGAGGGCGGAAAcaatcgaacgtccaaaaatctatgtgtatgtaactggctttacgGTCCAATACCGTACAACATTAACATTAGTCATTAGTCAACATTAGTTGTACATTTGTGCAACGTTAACATTAGTCAAGTTTCCTTGAATCCAAGTTTTTCTAATGTTTGGATGAATGAACGAATTTGTAGACTCAAACTAATAGTAGCCTAATTACTAAACTATAAGAAGCAGCTCTTACACTTCTACAccagtaggcctactttgttaaagtgttaaggtgcgtacagatatacgcgccgtgaacatgagcaattcactttcaatcagctgactatatctgtatttttacagaaacggtaagatacagatataaaaagcttggcatcagttgattaaaagtgaattgctcatgttcgcggcgcgtaaatctgtacgcatcttaagAAGTGCTTCTTAAAGTTTAGAACAAGTAGTGTTCCCGCCAACAGTTTCATATTTCCCTACAAATCACTCATTatctagaggtgcgtacagcACCACGAACAGGCGCATTTCACTATTTATCAGCCGATACTAacctttttatatctgtattttgtaCAGAagcagtaagatacagatataataaccACCAGCACCAGCTGGTgagaagtgaaatgcgcgtgttcttGGAACTCAAGTCTGTACATAGCTTAACGCCAAAACAGTAACTTTTCAATAACTTTGTGGTTATTGAAATGAGTTATTTACCTGTAAATTATTGCTGAGCATCTCGACGCTTTCATTTAGCAATCTCTCAACTTGCTCCACATTTAGACAATCAAAAGCGAAGTACTCCGGGTCGGTTTTGTATAGATCTATTTGCTCCACATCACAGTCCTCCCCAGTGTTATAATAATCCTCGTAGCCGCAATCGTCGTCAGAGAAATCCATTTCTGAACTGTCCTCGTCAACAGACATCTGAAAAATTAGAATTCACAAGGATTCAGACACCGTAGACAGTTTATTAATAAAACTAATTCCTAAAATGGCATACAGTGAGTTAAATATTCTTGTAACGTCATATTTCTCACATATTCCTAGACAAATTAGCCTACATGTATTTCTCTTTTTGGTCTCAATTTTACAGATTATTCAAAGTTTAGACtcttttaattgattcaatattcattttagaactatttataaattaagaaatttgtttttcatattgTAAATTGGAGTGTGTAATTCGAAAATATGAAAGTGACACATAAACTTGGTAGCTACATTTAGTGccggctgcacaaaagccggttaaattttaaccgtgattaattccacgagaaccaataagagaagccgtcttttcaaaaatgccttctctgattggttctcgtaaagttaatcacggttaaaatttaaccagcttctGTGCAACTGACTGTTGAATAGATTAAAATTGGAACCGTTTCAGTCTTAAGCCTATGGTACTTTTCTGCAAGTTGTGTAATactgaatttaaataaataacccAATTTGAGGATTCTATAGACTCATCAAAATGAGCAATAAGTTTAGTTAGGTTTAGAAAAAAGATAGAGAAAGAATAGTCTACGATGTTGAGAATAAGTTGTTCCAAGAAAAAGAATCTTCTCAAATGATGAAAAAGTTTTATACGATTGCATTTAAACTAATTAGTTATACCGTGGAATAACCATACAGCGACTTTCATATgctttctctatggttataaaAGTTATTCTACCATGTGTCCTGAATTTAATTTTCCACAATCTACATAATAGAATATGGgttgaataaattttctattaaaaGTAGGATCTGTGTTTCGTCATGTAAAAACATCAATAACCTGAATCATATATTTAGTATATTTTCCTCCATACTGTATTTCCTTATGTAGGCTACAGTATAGATTCAATACATAATTTTTCTTTGTAATTTAATGTTTTCCCATAGGCCGATGTTATTCTTCACTTGGTGATGGCTCATCCCTGTACTCAGATTTTATCTTGCCGAGAGTAAACTTTCTGTATTAGCTATTAGGCCTAATAGACCTATAGCTTGATAATTGTAGCCTATCATCTGTAAGCTTTATTATGTAGCTTATTCCTATTTGGATTGGAATTCTAAATAcaagagaaataaattattgcacTTGGCATTTTAAGAGGATATATAATTAAACTTAAAGTTGAAATTTACATGAAAAATTCTATCCTTTAAAGGATTGAGGTGTATCCTAATCTTTCCTCAAGTCCAAAGACCATGGCATAAACCTTCAATAAATGACGTGTAGACTATCCTGAGCTATTGAAATGTatatgagaatttattattaaaagaaactTTTCACATCAATAAGTTATCATGTTGGAATTAAATTTGAACTGAATTTCTGTtatgaattagaaaaaaaaattatttttgggaGTAAATAGGCTAAATAGAAGATATGAACTAACCTTTCAGTCACCTCACATAAAATGAATGTTCAATGGAATTATGAGTACAATTGTCATAATACGTAGTAGTAATCGATGAATTTAGAAATCacaattcattttcaagttattatttcatttttttaatatgttaAGCCACTATTGACAAATGTAAACAGTACTGATGATGAAGGAGAACGGAGAATGTTATTAGGCTATGAAAGAATGTGAAATTTGGTGGAGTGATTTCACTTCAAtgtaaaaattgatgaaaagttGACTtgcaataaataactttttacaTTTTAAGATAGTTTAGTAAGCTGTCCTAAATAATTAATACAGTCCTGCATTCAACACTCAaagtaaaatattacaatttacaatCTCAATTCTGCTCAACctgaattattttttcccttgCTTGGATGGTGATGGAGATTGGATGGATGAACTGGACTATAGAGTAGAGAATACATAGAGAGCTTGACTTCAGAACTGCTCTCGGGCTCTGTCCTAgcacaaattgaaaataattattatccttcttATATAATTGAGgcttaatattatcaattgaaattattatgaaaacctACCAATTTCAGATAAAAATACATCTCCCTTTATTGTGAACCTAAGAAATAAAATAAGTGATTTCTTGTTTCCGAGAGTGAACTACCTTTAATGTATTCGACACGCACATACAGACAGAGCTGCATGGtgtaagtgccggttgcacaaaagccttttaggccttctctgattagtgctcgtgaaattaattacggttaacatttaaccggcttttgtgcaaccgggcctaagaatTTTCCAACTGATAAGTCAACACTGTTAAGATCAATTTCTATCATCTATTGGCAAAATAATTCTGTGATTAGAAACTTCTAGCCGATTTCTCGGGTctatgtcaaacgaggcaaacgacagaagagtcctgcgacagtcgagaccagcgacggtagagaccggcgacattcgaggccagcgacggtagaggactcctgcaaaagtggactcaaatgtcgcctgcgttaggcgacagttgaggccactctaatttttgtacagccctgaaattcgaggccagcgacggtagaggactcctgaaaaagtggcctcaaatgtcgcctggttaggctctccagaatggtagacagcaccaaaagaatattatcatttaatttgtatggatttaccagcaattgaataatatcccattattccttccatattatgaataagtattgcaactttacaactgTAAATAAACTTTAGCTGCTTCAtcataaaaaacgaaattttcaaacttgtaaatacctttttgatacttggatgtcaaattctcagttcatgatagatgtaggatattattctacaaatcaatatcctgttacaaatcaataactttcatcaatttcacacattcataggatgtgtcctcaactgtcgcctgctgcaagcgagtctctaatttttgtacaggcccgacagtcgagaccagcgacattcgaggccagcgacggtagaggactcctgaaaaagaggcctcaaatgccgcctgcgttaggcgacagttgaggccactctaatttttgtactgccccgacagtcgagacctacgaTGGGAGAGGACTCCTggaaaagaggcctcaaatgtcgcctgcgttaggcgacagttgaggccactctaattttcgtacactcccgacagtcgaggcctacaaccgtagaggactgtgaggcctacgaccgtagaggactgtaaaacagtcctctacggtcgtaggcctcgaatgtcgtcggtctcgactgtcgcgcccccgaTTTCTCTAGATATAAAAATTTACACCTAACTCAACCATTTTTGAACAAGCATTAGGTATATATAGTACCAAGTAAGTATTTCCAAGTAAGTATGAAGTATGAAGAACCTACTTTTCACTCAGGCCAAAATCGTTCTCAATCTTTTTGTGTGTATGTTCTATAATAACTTAATGGTAATAACTTGCTCAGAACAATAGAACTATAGAACAataaagccttgtacacacgtacgtacagattcgcgcgaacaatcgtatgcacacatgcctcggcattcactgtacgtccttgtggacgcgttccacgtatgcctcggcattcaaaaagctatctgatttgcagacgacacgaaacatggtagatgtaaatttccacatcatgacaacaatgtcttcattccatcattgaagataatattattacaaaatgcagctgtatcatttattttaatgacttgtataataaaatcgaaaataaaactTAACAAACAATGTTGGtaggttgaacgattgtaggttgaagtaaggaaataaattgctacatcacataagatatgagattgacaattcaaactttattgggatgtcaaaacattattttgttaatatactgaatctaattcaactagttatccaaACAAATGATACCATTATGAGGAAAGCAATAACTTTACAAAAACGATTGgccctaactttgagattcttggcattaggcgattcatttgttggtttccaatatctattctgaatctcaaaaaagaaaatttctacaataattccagaagttttgatgacctaatcaaagcacctAACACTGTcccacaaaattgacagtcttctttaacgaaattagccataaattgaatcagatACTAAGTTGCTgtccattttaaactaactctgctcatacacatgacaaaacaagattcttcaaaagaatcatattgaagattacaattttaattactaACTCTTATTgatatataataaaacaaacacaagatgatttgatagccacagtaaaatatttgagctatactttcttgtaggaatcctgtagagaagctattttcacttaaattatacagttctaaatttgttaatcatgatacaaattatatactgatgcatgtttctatttaaatatttgacaatccacatatcctacaaaattacaaaaatcctacaatttacaattagttattggatcacaattcgatttgtcattcattaacctaaagccttgtacacacgtacgtacagattcgcgcgaacaatcgtatgtacatatgcctcaacattcactgtacgtccttgtggacgcgatccacgtatgcctcagcattcaaaaagctatctgatttgcagacgacacgaagacatggtagatgtagattttccacaacatgacaacaatggcgtcattccatcattgaagatagttatcacaaattgcagcagtatcattttatttcaatgacttatataataaaatcaaaaataaaacttgacaaacgatgttggtgggttgaacgattgtaggttgaagtaaggaaataaattgctacatgacataatattgacaattcaatctttcttaggttgtcaaaacattatgttgttaatatactgaatctaattcaactagttatctaaacaaaaaatgatatcatcatgagggaagcaataactccacaagaacgattggctctaactttgagattcttggcattaggcgattcatttgttggtttccaatatctattcagaatctcaaaaaaagaaaaaattctacaataattccagaagttttgatgacctaatcaaagcacttaacactgtctcacaaaattgacagtcttctttaagggAATTAGCCATAGgctaaattgaatcaaatactgaattgctgcccattttaaactaactctgctcatacacatgacaaaacaagattctccaaaagattagcttcaagatttaccttcaagggaatactagttcaaagtttgaataaatctttctatagatagcctagctatctaaaacgtataatatcatattgaagattacaattttaattaacaactctgattgataacatgaaacaaacacaagatgatttgatagccacagtaaaatgatatttgagctatactttcttgtaggagccctgtagagaagcttttttcacttaaattatgcagttctaaatttgttaatcatgatacgaattatatactccatgcatgtttctatttaaatatttgacaatccacatatcctacaaaattacaaaaatcctacaattacaattagttattggatcacaatttgatttgtcattcattaacctaattcattggaattaggttatgacgccttcaatgtttacgttttgcctcacccgtatggcaaaatcgcgtccacacgtacattcaatgctcgcccgaggcgccttagaggactcctgaaaaagaggcctcaaatgtcgcctgcgttaggcgacagttgaggccactctaatttttgtactgccccgacagtcgagacctacgatgggagaggactcctgaaaaagaggcctcaaatgtcgcctgcgttaggcgactaACTCAACCATTTTTGAACAAGCATTAGGTATATATAGTACCAAGTAAGTATTTCCAAGTAAGTATGAAGTATGAAGAACCTACTTTTCACTCAGTCCAAAATCGTTCTCAATCTTTTTGTGTGTATGTTCTATAATAACTTAATGGTAATAACTTGTTCAGAACAATAGAACTATAGAACAATAACTTGTTCTATAATCTGTTTGCGTGTATGTTCTATAATAACTTTCAAACGCGTTGATCAgtgtcaaattttgaacacatattcttaAAACTTTTTTACatattaaatttgtttgtttggcAAAAAATCAACTGACTACTTcctttttcaaacaaaataagAATAGGTTGTAGGAGCGGGTACCTTTGAACAGGAGGGTAACATTGAACGGTTCCGCCTTCcatctttttttttaaaatcTACCGCTTCTCGTGGCTGACTGGATAGTTTCGTAGCTGTTTCTTCCATATTCCAGTTGGGTTGCCAGCACTGTATCTCACTTCAAGGCGCCAAACTAATACAACTGGACTCGATTTTGTACAGCTACAGTTTCTTGTCTGTATTGGTATCTTTTTTGCTAAGGTATCATAGGcaattttatatttctaataCTTGTAAACGTATTTATATATCCATCAAAGTGTTATCAAGATGATATTTTAGAGCGAAATTGATAGTAGAAATAgtttttttaggttatgttgcaTACAAAGTGCAATTGGAGGGTAACATTGAACACTGTTCAAAGTTACCCACCTGTTCAAAGTTAGGcataattcaacaaaattgGCCTATGTAATCTTACTGTTacctattaattcattttaaatttatgtctatttatttataattctatttcctCAACTAAGttcattgtttgttttattgtttcagCATGGACAAGGAGAAGAGAAGGTATGgctcaaagaccttaaagaggtcTTTGGTATGGCTATTCAGAGGAAGTTTTGAAGAAAGCTATGGATGAGATCTCCAGCAAGAAACTTTCCCTACGCCAAGCATCACAAAAATACAACATATCCCTGGGAAGACTATCGAATAAAATCAAAGGAAAACATTGTGGTAAAGTTGGGGCTCCAacagttttgaatgaatttgaagaaaagatTATTGTGAACAACATAATCGCGGTTAGTGAGTGGGGGGTTTCCAATTGACAAACTAGACTTGAGATACCTCTGCAAAAGTTATCTGGACAGAATAGGccgaaaagtaaaaaaaaaaatccaaacaaTTTACCCTGTAAGGATTGGGTGAACGGGTTCTTAAAAAGACACAGCCAGCAAATAGCAAATGTGTCAAAATATAAAGCGGTTAAGAGCTGGAGTTAGTGCCAATCTCATCtcacaatattttgaaaatctgaaGAAAACTCTACAAAATGAAGATGGTTCTTGGGTTCCACCatccaatataataaattatgatgaaaCCAACCTGTCTGACGACCCGGGAAGAAAAAGATGTATTTTTAAACGAGGAGTGAAATGCCCTGAGAGAATTCAGGACTCATCCAAAAGCTCAACATCAGTCATGTACAGTGGACGTGCTGATGGAGTTATGTTGCCAGTCTATGTAGTGTACAAAGCAGAAAGAATGTTTGACATGTGGATGGAGGGAGCTCCAAAGGACACCAGGTTCAACCGCAGCAAGTCAGGGTGATTTGATGTTGATTCTTTTGCTGACTGGTTTGAACAAACATTGATTCCATTTGTGAAAAAGAATCTCAAGGGAAAAGTAGTTGTGCTCGGTGACAACCTCAGCAGCCATTTTTCAGAGAGGGTCATCAAATTGGCAGAAGAAAACAACATTGCATTCACTTGCATGGTTCCAAATAGTACACATCTTCTCCAACCACTGGATGTGGCATTGAAGAAAACTTGGCGCAAATTGCTGGACCATTGGAAATCAACCCAAAAGAGAAAGACCACTACAATTTCGAAAGAGGACTTTCCTAAGCTTCTGAAGAAGCTCCAAAATGCCATTGCAGACAAAGCTTCCAGCAATCTACAAGCTGGGTTTTGTAAAACTGGGATTTTTCCCTTTGCTCCAGAAAAAGTACTTCAGCAGCTGCCTGATGGAAGACTTGACAATGACATAAGCTTTGAGGATGCATCAAAAGGAGTTTCTGATTCAGTTTTAGAACTTCTTAAAAAGATGAGGGGGGGCTCTGAAACAACCAGAAAACGCAAGCGTAAGGTTGATGTGCCTGCAGGCAAGAGCATTACACTAGCTGATCTC
Coding sequences within it:
- the LOC120354877 gene encoding uncharacterized protein LOC120354877; amino-acid sequence: MVPNSTHLLQPLDVALKKTWRKLLDHWKSTQKRKTTTISKEDFPKLLKKLQNAIADKASSNLQAGFCKTGIFPFAPEKVLQQLPDGRLDNDISFEDASKGVSDSVLELLKKMRGGSETTRKRKRKVDVPAGKSITLADLNCSIQESNEPASKSPRGQILEELNDSDSDNSDQHNGSNEQNDSYSDQLDNEKQEVELQVPDPAPVEVEAGEFYIVRFETKPLASYVFYIGQVNCI